The Desulfoscipio gibsoniae DSM 7213 genome contains a region encoding:
- a CDS encoding 3-hydroxybutyryl-CoA dehydrogenase, with product MKKIMVIGAGQMGSGIAQVSAMAGLDVVLNDIKDEFVNRGMGIIEKNLSRDVSKGRLDEAGKEAIMKRFKPSTSLQDAADVDIVVEAAIENMEIKGKIFRDLDEITPQHTILATNTSSLPITEIGAVTKRPEKVIGMHFMNPVPVMKLIEVIRGLATSDDTFNAVKELSERMNKVPVEVNDAPGFVANRVLIPMINEAVYCVYEGIATPEAVDQVMKLGMNHPMGPLALADLIGLDTCLYIMEVLHDGLGDSKYRPCPLLRKYVAAGWLGRKSGRGFYVYDK from the coding sequence ATTAAAAAAATAATGGTTATTGGTGCCGGACAAATGGGCTCGGGTATTGCCCAGGTATCCGCAATGGCCGGTTTGGATGTGGTTTTGAACGACATTAAAGACGAATTTGTCAATAGAGGTATGGGTATTATAGAAAAGAATTTAAGCCGTGATGTAAGTAAAGGCCGGTTGGATGAAGCAGGTAAAGAAGCAATAATGAAGCGCTTTAAACCGTCCACCAGTTTGCAGGATGCTGCTGATGTTGATATAGTGGTTGAAGCAGCTATTGAAAATATGGAAATTAAAGGCAAAATATTCCGGGATTTAGATGAAATTACGCCACAACACACAATTTTAGCCACTAATACATCCTCATTACCGATTACCGAAATAGGCGCTGTAACAAAGCGTCCGGAAAAGGTCATCGGCATGCACTTTATGAATCCCGTGCCGGTAATGAAGCTTATAGAAGTTATCAGGGGACTGGCTACCAGCGATGATACCTTTAATGCTGTGAAGGAACTCAGTGAGCGGATGAACAAAGTACCCGTAGAAGTGAATGATGCCCCCGGCTTTGTAGCAAACCGCGTGCTAATCCCTATGATAAACGAAGCTGTATACTGTGTATATGAAGGGATTGCCACTCCCGAAGCGGTGGACCAGGTAATGAAACTGGGTATGAACCATCCCATGGGACCGCTGGCCCTGGCTGATTTAATCGGTCTTGATACTTGCCTTTACATTATGGAAGTGTTGCATGACGGCCTTGGTGACAGTAAATACCGCCCCTGTCCACTGCTGCGCAAGTACGTAGCGGCCGGTTGGCTGGGCAGAAAATCTGGACGCGGTTTTTATGTATATGATAAATAA
- a CDS encoding enoyl-CoA hydratase-related protein gives MDWKNILLEKENGIAVLTINRPKVLNALNGETLQEIGAAMDQLDGDDDVRVVIITGAGDKAFVAGADIAFMQTLKPLEARQFSRLGQKVFSKIENLSKPVIAAVNGFALGGGCELSMACDIRIAAENAKLGQPEVSLGIIAGFGGTQRLTRLVNPGIAKEVLFTADMYDAEAAHRMGLINHVVPTGELMNFCKNMAKRIAARGPVAVQLTKEAINEGLEMDLEKGFTHEADLFGVVFATEDRDEGISSFIGKKKPEFKGK, from the coding sequence ATGGATTGGAAAAATATATTGTTAGAAAAGGAAAACGGCATTGCCGTATTGACCATCAACAGGCCTAAGGTACTTAATGCCCTGAACGGGGAAACTTTGCAAGAAATTGGTGCAGCCATGGATCAGCTGGATGGCGATGATGACGTGCGGGTGGTAATTATTACTGGTGCAGGCGATAAAGCATTTGTGGCTGGTGCTGATATTGCCTTTATGCAAACATTAAAACCTCTCGAGGCTAGACAATTCTCCCGGCTGGGCCAAAAGGTTTTCAGCAAGATCGAAAACCTGTCTAAACCGGTGATTGCTGCCGTTAACGGTTTTGCTCTAGGCGGTGGTTGTGAGCTTTCCATGGCCTGCGACATTCGCATTGCTGCAGAAAATGCCAAACTTGGCCAACCTGAAGTTAGCCTGGGTATAATTGCTGGTTTTGGTGGAACACAACGTTTAACCAGATTAGTTAATCCGGGTATAGCTAAAGAAGTTTTATTTACCGCTGATATGTATGACGCTGAAGCTGCGCATCGCATGGGGTTGATTAACCATGTAGTGCCTACTGGAGAACTGATGAATTTTTGTAAAAATATGGCCAAGCGTATTGCTGCCCGCGGTCCCGTGGCCGTGCAGTTGACCAAGGAAGCGATAAATGAAGGGCTGGAGATGGACCTGGAAAAAGGGTTCACTCATGAAGCTGATTTATTTGGTGTGGTGTTTGCCACGGAGGATAGGGACGAAGGAATTTCCTCCTTCATTGGTAAGAAGAAGCCCGAATTTAAAGGTAAATAG
- the miaB gene encoding tRNA (N6-isopentenyl adenosine(37)-C2)-methylthiotransferase MiaB — translation MQPKDGENLKKYHIITFGCQMNEHDSELIAGMLENKGFLPAENQHDADIIVLNTCCVRETAENKVFGLLGRLGQLKKQKPQLIIAMGGCMSQQEHIGKRVKQRFKYVDIVFGTHNIHALPELIDRVESQKKQVIDIWPDRKDICEGLSVKRFHGIRAWVNIMYGCNNYCTYCIVPYVRGREKSRQPEAIINEVEELVRQGYQEVTLLGQNVNSYGKDLTLNIDFADLLVKISEIKDLNRIRYMTSHPKDFCDKLIMTISSLPKVCEHIHLPVQAGSNHILKKMNRGYTREYYLELVEKIKKAMPGVSLTTDIMVGFPGESDADFTDTVELIKYVEFDSAFTFIFNKRQGTPAASMTDQVPDEVKVARIEELIALQNEISLRKNKLEVGRTLPCLVEGPSKTNADLMSARTRTNKIVVFRGKQDMVGMLMPLRITGYGLTHLEGEVIPAE, via the coding sequence ATGCAGCCAAAAGATGGTGAAAATTTGAAGAAATATCACATTATAACGTTTGGATGTCAAATGAACGAGCACGATTCTGAGTTAATTGCCGGCATGCTGGAGAATAAAGGTTTTTTACCCGCAGAGAACCAACATGATGCCGATATAATTGTATTGAACACCTGTTGTGTGCGGGAAACAGCTGAGAATAAAGTGTTCGGCCTTTTGGGCAGGCTCGGCCAGCTAAAAAAGCAAAAGCCCCAGCTGATAATTGCAATGGGTGGGTGCATGAGCCAGCAAGAGCATATTGGCAAAAGGGTGAAGCAGCGTTTTAAGTATGTTGATATTGTGTTCGGTACTCACAATATCCACGCTCTGCCGGAACTAATAGACCGAGTGGAGAGCCAAAAAAAGCAGGTCATTGATATATGGCCCGACAGGAAAGATATTTGCGAAGGTTTGTCGGTTAAACGCTTTCATGGTATTCGGGCCTGGGTTAATATTATGTATGGGTGCAATAATTATTGCACTTATTGCATAGTGCCTTACGTGAGGGGCAGGGAGAAAAGCAGACAGCCTGAGGCTATTATTAATGAAGTTGAGGAACTGGTGCGCCAGGGTTATCAAGAAGTAACCCTGCTGGGGCAAAATGTTAATTCATATGGTAAAGATTTAACGCTTAATATTGATTTTGCCGATTTACTGGTTAAAATAAGCGAAATAAAAGATCTAAATAGAATTCGATATATGACTTCTCATCCCAAGGACTTTTGTGATAAACTAATTATGACTATCTCAAGTTTACCTAAAGTATGCGAACACATCCATTTGCCTGTGCAGGCGGGAAGTAATCATATACTAAAAAAAATGAACCGGGGATATACACGGGAGTACTACTTGGAGTTGGTGGAAAAAATCAAAAAGGCAATGCCCGGTGTATCTTTAACCACCGATATAATGGTGGGTTTTCCCGGTGAATCGGATGCGGATTTTACGGATACAGTTGAATTAATAAAGTATGTTGAGTTTGACAGTGCCTTTACCTTTATTTTTAACAAAAGGCAGGGCACCCCTGCGGCGAGTATGACGGATCAAGTTCCGGATGAGGTAAAAGTGGCCCGTATTGAGGAACTCATTGCTTTACAAAATGAAATAAGTCTACGTAAAAATAAGCTGGAAGTTGGTAGAACGCTTCCCTGCCTGGTGGAGGGACCGAGCAAAACAAATGCAGATTTAATGAGCGCGCGGACAAGAACCAATAAAATTGTTGTTTTCCGGGGTAAACAAGATATGGTGGGTATGCTGATGCCTTTAAGAATTACTGGATATGGTCTTACTCATCTTGAGGGAGAGGTTATCCCGGCGGAATAA
- a CDS encoding YlbF family regulator, with protein sequence MSILEKAYELGQEIAASEELNNMKNAEQSMMADPEAQSIIQEFNTKQKQYLDMQKQGQQLTDAQKSEVADLEKRMLDNSLIYSFFQAQQNFEKVLEEINNIISSAITGQQASCSDECCSSCSGCGH encoded by the coding sequence ATGTCAATATTGGAAAAAGCCTATGAGCTGGGGCAGGAGATAGCGGCTTCCGAGGAACTAAACAATATGAAAAACGCGGAGCAATCAATGATGGCGGATCCAGAGGCCCAGAGCATTATTCAGGAGTTTAATACTAAACAAAAACAATACCTGGATATGCAAAAGCAAGGTCAGCAATTAACAGATGCTCAAAAAAGTGAAGTGGCTGATTTGGAAAAGCGCATGCTGGACAATTCATTGATATATAGTTTTTTCCAGGCTCAGCAAAATTTTGAAAAAGTTTTAGAGGAAATTAATAATATTATTTCCAGTGCTATAACGGGTCAACAAGCCTCATGCAGCGATGAGTGTTGTTCTTCTTGCAGTGGCTGTGGTCACTAA
- the mutS gene encoding DNA mismatch repair protein MutS, with translation MMQQYLQIKQNYQNYILMFRMGDFYEMFFDDALVASKDLEIALTARDGGGGEKVPMCGVPHHAAQSYIARLIEKGHRVVICEQVEDPRQAKGLVKREVTRIVTPGTVMEGQCLDDKKNNYLVAVLAEDNGCGLAFCDISTGLFWVTQFTGINAYHEMTDELHRLQPAELLLPRSYKCDLPKRLAGIANVLITPIDDDLFTSEAARNAMERQFGDNWLETGIDHLIFGLRAAGVILLYLLDTQKRSLHQINRPRIYNTNQYMKIDAVSRRNLELTGSIKDGMRWGTLIWVLDYSSTAMGGRLLKQWIEQPLLDTVIINKRLDAVEELLNNLILRKQIKEALKQVYDLERLAGRVAYGSANARDLLALRKSFDLLPAIKGLISDVHAKLLVDIIGLLDDMSDINELLHEALVDDPPMQIREGGIFKTGYHPEVDRLRTASRNGKDWLARLESEERQRTGIKSLKVGYNKIFGYYLEVTKANLSQVPDHYIRKQTLVNAERFITNQLKEYEDMIMGAEDRLMQLEFQLFGEIRQKVADELLRMQNAARKLAILDVLVSLAEAAERSNLVRPVVNTDKKIVIRDGRHPVVERVLNAGNFVPNDTYMDENSTFILLTGPNMAGKSTYMRQVALIILMAQLGSFVPATEAEIGLVDYIFTRIGAADDLAGGRSTFMVEMSECRDIVNNATPNSLIIMDEVGRGTSTYDGISIARALVEYIHDIIGARTLFSTHYHELTDLDSLPGVVNCTVSVHEENDEIIFLRKVLPGKVDKSYGIQVARLAGLPEKVLKRAQDVLRRMEIRSGGAGGAVTHHIEKNDMVTTGCKEQCAHCREKLLLGELAKINVMQITPLEAINLLHEWTEKIKNEVDTGGNLLKEINVSSEN, from the coding sequence ATGATGCAGCAATACTTACAAATTAAGCAAAATTATCAAAATTATATCCTTATGTTTCGTATGGGTGATTTTTATGAAATGTTTTTTGATGATGCACTCGTTGCTTCCAAAGATTTAGAAATCGCATTAACTGCCCGTGACGGGGGTGGTGGCGAAAAGGTACCCATGTGTGGTGTGCCTCATCATGCTGCCCAGTCCTATATAGCCCGGCTTATTGAAAAAGGCCACCGGGTGGTTATATGCGAACAAGTTGAGGATCCCAGGCAGGCCAAGGGGCTGGTAAAAAGAGAGGTGACTAGAATTGTCACCCCTGGTACTGTAATGGAAGGGCAGTGCCTGGATGATAAAAAAAATAATTACCTGGTAGCGGTGCTGGCGGAAGACAATGGTTGTGGGCTGGCCTTTTGTGATATTTCAACAGGTTTGTTCTGGGTTACGCAATTTACCGGCATCAACGCTTATCATGAAATGACCGATGAACTGCATCGACTGCAGCCCGCCGAGTTGTTGTTGCCGCGCAGCTATAAATGTGATTTGCCCAAAAGGCTGGCTGGAATTGCGAATGTGCTGATAACCCCGATTGATGACGATTTATTTACATCGGAAGCGGCCAGAAATGCAATGGAACGTCAGTTTGGTGATAATTGGCTGGAAACAGGTATAGATCATCTGATTTTTGGATTGCGTGCTGCTGGAGTTATATTGTTATACCTGCTGGACACTCAGAAAAGAAGTCTGCATCAAATTAACAGGCCCCGGATATACAATACTAATCAATATATGAAAATAGACGCGGTGTCAAGGCGTAATTTGGAACTGACAGGTTCAATAAAAGATGGAATGCGCTGGGGTACACTTATCTGGGTACTTGATTATTCAAGCACGGCTATGGGAGGCCGGTTGTTGAAACAGTGGATTGAACAACCACTGTTGGATACGGTAATAATAAACAAACGTTTGGATGCAGTGGAGGAATTATTAAATAATTTAATTTTGCGTAAACAGATCAAGGAGGCTCTAAAACAAGTTTATGATTTAGAACGGTTGGCGGGACGGGTTGCATACGGCAGTGCCAACGCCAGGGATTTACTGGCATTAAGGAAATCCTTTGATCTTTTACCCGCAATTAAGGGATTGATTAGCGATGTGCATGCTAAATTACTAGTTGATATAATAGGCTTACTAGATGATATGTCTGATATAAATGAGTTGTTGCATGAAGCGCTGGTTGATGATCCCCCGATGCAAATCAGAGAAGGTGGTATTTTTAAAACTGGCTATCATCCCGAGGTAGATCGCCTGCGTACGGCTAGTCGTAACGGCAAAGACTGGCTTGCCCGGTTGGAGTCCGAAGAACGGCAAAGGACGGGTATTAAATCCCTAAAGGTAGGTTACAATAAAATATTTGGCTATTACTTAGAGGTTACTAAAGCCAACTTATCTCAAGTGCCTGATCATTATATACGTAAACAAACTCTTGTTAATGCAGAGCGGTTTATTACCAACCAGTTAAAAGAGTATGAAGACATGATTATGGGCGCGGAAGACCGGCTGATGCAACTGGAATTCCAATTGTTTGGTGAAATTAGGCAAAAAGTGGCCGATGAATTGCTCCGCATGCAGAATGCTGCCAGAAAACTGGCTATTTTAGATGTTCTGGTTTCCCTGGCTGAGGCGGCAGAACGGTCAAATTTAGTAAGGCCTGTTGTTAATACTGATAAAAAAATAGTTATTCGGGATGGCAGGCATCCAGTGGTGGAGCGAGTATTGAATGCGGGCAATTTTGTGCCTAACGATACATATATGGATGAAAACAGCACATTTATATTACTCACAGGGCCCAATATGGCCGGAAAAAGTACATATATGCGCCAGGTAGCATTGATTATATTAATGGCGCAATTGGGGAGCTTTGTGCCTGCAACCGAAGCTGAAATAGGTTTGGTAGACTATATATTTACTCGCATCGGTGCGGCGGACGATTTGGCCGGTGGCCGCAGTACGTTTATGGTTGAAATGAGCGAGTGTCGAGATATTGTTAATAATGCCACCCCAAATAGTTTAATAATTATGGATGAAGTCGGCAGGGGCACAAGCACATACGACGGTATAAGTATTGCCAGGGCTCTGGTAGAATACATCCACGATATAATTGGGGCAAGAACGCTTTTTTCTACCCATTACCACGAATTAACTGATTTGGACAGTTTGCCCGGGGTGGTTAATTGTACTGTCAGTGTCCATGAAGAAAACGATGAGATAATTTTTTTAAGAAAGGTGTTACCCGGTAAGGTAGACAAAAGTTATGGTATCCAGGTGGCTCGGCTAGCCGGCCTGCCTGAGAAGGTTTTAAAGCGAGCCCAGGATGTCCTGCGCAGGATGGAAATTCGCAGTGGCGGTGCAGGTGGTGCTGTGACACATCACATTGAAAAAAACGATATGGTTACGACCGGTTGTAAAGAACAATGTGCCCACTGTCGGGAAAAACTATTGCTCGGGGAACTGGCAAAAATAAATGTGATGCAAATAACCCCACTGGAAGCGATAAACTTATTACATGAATGGACGGAAAAAATTAAAAATGAAGTGGATACAGGGGGTAATTTATTGAAGGAGATTAATGTAAGTTCAGAGAATTGA
- a CDS encoding hydantoinase/oxoprolinase family protein: MYIGIDVGGTSTNAVLLDDGLVKASATVPSRDDIITSLMEALDRIMKGVPAELIERVVFSTTLITNLIAEKKYDPVGIILIPGPGLSHVHYQYNTDTLFISGAMDYRGREIMPLRDQEIANAISCLSTKGYKKVAVVGKFSSRNNKHEKEVASRIKSLHPDWHVEMGHQVAGQLNFPRRVVSTMLACATRDKYSFFVESVQAALNRRGVEGLVYILKADGGTMPLSKVTGVPIETIFSGPAASTLGVQALIPPGETAVVVDIGGTTTDLALILSGQPLLSSRGAPVYDQLTQVRALAVKSVAVGGDSIVERVGKEILVYSERLGAPFCLGGPMPTPTDALRVLGLTRLGNAKKALEAMDMLGQPLGMSHSEVAQRIINMVIDLVVQEIEAIFKQWEQEPAYRVWEVLQKRKERPNMVVGVGGAASGFITQIAAKIGANPVIPPYAQVANAIGAAVAVPTLQVNLRADTEQGYYTIEQEGYQGKIEKDPFTEEDALLLAGEWLKKRAEKYGLNQAVEKKEFTRRDVFTMVRNWITTGRIYDISVQTPRGIIGHIGARGGFSD; encoded by the coding sequence ATGTATATTGGTATTGATGTAGGGGGCACTAGTACCAACGCGGTACTTTTGGATGATGGTTTGGTTAAAGCTTCTGCCACAGTGCCCAGTAGGGATGATATCATTACCTCTTTAATGGAAGCGCTTGATAGAATTATGAAAGGTGTGCCTGCAGAATTAATCGAACGGGTTGTTTTTAGCACTACTTTAATTACGAATTTAATTGCGGAGAAAAAATATGACCCTGTGGGCATTATTCTGATACCCGGACCCGGTTTAAGCCATGTGCATTATCAGTATAACACCGATACCTTATTTATTTCTGGTGCCATGGATTACAGGGGGCGGGAAATTATGCCCCTGCGTGATCAGGAAATAGCAAATGCAATTAGTTGTTTAAGCACTAAGGGATATAAAAAGGTAGCCGTGGTGGGCAAATTTTCCTCGCGAAACAATAAACATGAAAAAGAGGTTGCCTCGAGGATAAAATCTTTACACCCGGACTGGCACGTGGAAATGGGACACCAGGTGGCCGGTCAGCTGAACTTTCCGCGGCGTGTAGTTTCCACCATGCTGGCCTGTGCCACCAGGGACAAATATTCCTTTTTTGTGGAGTCGGTTCAGGCTGCTCTTAACAGGCGGGGTGTTGAGGGTTTAGTATATATACTCAAAGCGGACGGCGGCACAATGCCGTTAAGCAAGGTAACCGGTGTACCTATAGAAACAATTTTCAGCGGGCCGGCGGCCAGCACCCTGGGTGTTCAGGCACTAATACCACCCGGGGAAACAGCGGTGGTGGTGGATATAGGTGGTACCACTACTGATCTGGCCTTGATTTTAAGCGGTCAGCCTCTACTTTCCTCTAGAGGCGCTCCGGTTTACGATCAGCTTACCCAGGTTCGGGCCCTGGCAGTTAAATCCGTGGCTGTTGGTGGGGACAGTATAGTAGAGCGGGTGGGCAAAGAGATTTTGGTATATTCTGAAAGACTGGGGGCGCCTTTCTGCTTGGGCGGGCCAATGCCCACACCAACAGATGCATTAAGGGTGCTGGGACTTACTAGATTGGGCAATGCCAAGAAAGCCTTGGAGGCTATGGATATGCTGGGCCAGCCGCTGGGTATGAGCCATAGTGAAGTGGCACAAAGAATAATTAATATGGTTATAGACCTGGTTGTGCAGGAGATAGAGGCCATTTTCAAACAGTGGGAGCAGGAACCGGCGTACCGCGTCTGGGAGGTATTACAAAAGCGTAAGGAGCGTCCCAATATGGTTGTAGGGGTGGGCGGTGCCGCGTCTGGTTTTATCACCCAGATAGCAGCTAAAATAGGCGCAAACCCGGTGATCCCACCTTATGCTCAGGTGGCGAATGCCATAGGGGCTGCGGTGGCGGTGCCTACTTTACAGGTCAACCTGCGGGCGGATACCGAACAGGGCTATTATACAATTGAGCAAGAGGGTTATCAGGGGAAAATAGAAAAAGACCCCTTTACTGAAGAGGATGCCCTGCTTTTAGCCGGTGAATGGCTTAAAAAAAGGGCGGAAAAGTATGGATTAAACCAAGCGGTGGAAAAAAAGGAATTTACCCGACGGGATGTGTTTACAATGGTACGCAACTGGATTACCACCGGAAGAATATATGATATAAGCGTACAGACACCCAGGGGTATTATTGGCCATATTGGAGCAAGGGGTGGGTTTAGTGATTAA
- a CDS encoding histone deacetylase family protein, translated as MNKKTGLIFFPAFDWAISPTHPEREERLLYTRDQIFEEGVMDLPQIHEYAPRLASLHDVSRTHFCVPRVQSQVTEAHLIAAGSTLQLGDSVVSGEIKNGFAMVRPPGHHAMRVVHGNRGFCSINNEAILVEYLRRRHGIRKIAIVDSDAHHGDGTQDLFYHDPDVLFISFHQDGRTIFPGTGFTNELGGPGAYARTLNVPLPPGTADETFMYVVDNLVLPVVKDFQPEIIINSAGQDNHYTDPLGSMRFTARAYADFTKKLKPHLAVLEGGYAIETALPYINLAIILALADVDYSYVMEPDYWPGRFKESPEKTAQVHRMVEQLLESWANRDKVDIPKIFGVGKYYQRKKFIYYDTDYIEEEQIEKVRMCADCPGYIIIESRAERGYRAPVRIYAVSIPFQACHSCQSEAYDVYEQAKKQGECDYIYMQDKSTDTCITYEKDKGQEWVSEG; from the coding sequence ATTAATAAGAAAACCGGCTTAATCTTTTTCCCGGCGTTTGACTGGGCTATATCTCCTACTCACCCCGAAAGGGAGGAAAGATTGCTTTATACCCGTGATCAAATTTTTGAAGAGGGTGTAATGGATTTGCCCCAGATTCATGAATATGCTCCCCGTTTGGCCTCTTTGCATGATGTATCAAGGACGCATTTTTGCGTGCCCCGGGTGCAAAGCCAGGTGACAGAGGCCCATTTAATTGCCGCTGGGTCTACACTGCAGCTGGGCGACAGTGTTGTTAGTGGGGAAATAAAGAACGGATTTGCCATGGTTCGTCCGCCGGGTCACCATGCTATGCGTGTTGTTCATGGCAATCGCGGGTTCTGCAGTATTAACAACGAAGCTATTCTTGTGGAGTACCTGCGCCGTCGTCATGGTATTAGGAAAATTGCTATTGTAGACTCTGATGCCCATCATGGTGATGGTACCCAGGATCTCTTTTACCATGACCCCGATGTATTGTTTATTTCATTTCACCAGGACGGGCGCACCATTTTCCCTGGTACTGGTTTTACCAATGAATTAGGTGGTCCCGGAGCCTATGCAAGAACATTAAATGTACCTTTGCCCCCGGGTACCGCAGACGAGACTTTTATGTACGTGGTGGATAACTTGGTATTACCTGTGGTTAAGGACTTTCAACCGGAAATTATTATCAATTCAGCGGGGCAGGATAATCACTATACCGACCCGCTGGGCAGTATGAGGTTTACTGCCAGGGCCTATGCTGATTTTACAAAAAAGTTAAAGCCCCACCTGGCTGTGTTGGAGGGTGGATATGCTATTGAAACCGCTCTGCCCTATATTAACCTGGCTATTATCCTAGCTCTAGCTGATGTAGATTATTCTTATGTAATGGAACCTGATTACTGGCCGGGGAGATTTAAGGAAAGCCCGGAAAAAACAGCACAGGTGCATCGTATGGTTGAACAATTGCTGGAATCCTGGGCCAATAGAGATAAAGTTGATATACCAAAGATATTTGGTGTGGGTAAATATTACCAGCGCAAGAAGTTTATTTACTACGATACTGACTATATTGAAGAAGAACAGATTGAGAAAGTGCGCATGTGTGCCGATTGTCCCGGTTATATAATTATTGAATCCCGTGCTGAAAGGGGATACCGGGCGCCGGTCAGGATTTATGCTGTTTCCATACCTTTTCAGGCCTGTCATTCATGTCAGAGCGAAGCTTATGATGTCTACGAACAGGCTAAAAAACAAGGGGAATGCGATTATATTTATATGCAAGATAAATCCACAGATACCTGCATTACTTATGAGAAGGATAAGGGGCAGGAGTGGGTATCGGAAGGGTAA